The window GAATTCTGACTATCTGTTCACATATGGTTAAATGGATGATAATGTCTAACTACTCAAAATACAACTTTCAGAGTCAAATATACCCCACTGTattatttctctgaaattaaaaattagtcATGactactttttatttcaaaaggtAGGGCTTTACCTTCTTCATATCTTTTAGAATTGGCATAGAATAAAGCATTCCTAAAGTACTCTGGGCCTTTACACTTGCTTTTGGATTTCCATTGTCTGCAGCAGTGAGCCACAACCTAAGAAAATGGGGACAACAAAGTTTAAGAAACACACAATCTTacaatttttcaggaaaataacaGACTGGTCTTACCTTTCAGCCTCTTCAACTGAATGTTTAACACCACATCCTTCATAATACGCCCTGCCAAGATTGTATGCAGCTGCAAACTTCAAGTGACTTGCTTCTGGGGAATCAGAGTTGAGTATTTTATTCATGTATTCCACTCCCCTTTCCTAAAATTGAGCCATACAAGTTATTATGTTCAAACTGTGAAGAGGATGAAATATATAACCTGAGAATGCACTAACTTCTGCCAGACAGgtaatttttcccctttgaagCAAGGCTGAGGCATACTGGCAGGACAGCTTGGAAAACACCATCATACCAAAGCAGAACTGATCTTTGGTTACTAGACAGCCCCTAAATTTTTGACCCCAGCATATTTTTAGTGTGAAACATTTCCTCATAAATTTTCATTTGATAATATATTACTCTTCTTCACTGacaaaattttccccaaaaatattaTTGTGCTTAAGTAAATGAATGTCACATCCTACACTCGTAACATTTTCAATTTCAGAATTCTGAGAAGTTTTTAATATTGCATATTGTATCTGAAATCATAAAACAATCTTAACAAGAAGCCAAAGTGATGCATAGTACACTTTGAAGTCCCTGCAATTAAAATACCTTAGACTCATAAAGGACAAAATCTGATAATGTTAAATAAGCAGATGGAGAACATTGCATATGAGCAACTGGGCCTCAGAATTACTTTAGAAATAAGATTTACACTGTTAGGATTTAGCATGGACACCCTGTATAAATACACTGGAAGCAGTCCTTTATAAaaggttttgcttttatttagcTTTCATATTGTAAtacacaagaaagaaagaaactttgttaaaatgtttatttgcaAGTAAACAAATGTGGTAATTAGGCAAgcatacagaaaaaataaaccacctCTAAACCCCAATCAGAATGTTTTCAGTTCTGCTGACAATGCTGTAAGCACCAGACAGGAATCTCATTTCTTAATATGCTCTTTGGCTCATTTTTTTTGGCCTTCTGTTTTATAATTGATCCTTTTATTCCTAATGCTTGTGTTCTTTCCTCATGCTACTTTTTAAGATCATCTTCACCAACAAATTAAGTGTCCTTTTTGTAGCAAAGCATTCCTTTGTCTTCCTTTTATGTAATAGAATTCTTCAGTTTGAATTCTTCAAATGCTTGCAAATGTACTTTTTCATGTGTCTAACTTAAGAATAATACTGTCAGCCATTGGCAGAAGCACAATCATCTCTGGCATCTGTGCTAAAAGAATAGAAAGTACCTTAAAAAATCTTTGTGCCAGAGATCTTATGCTTTGAAATATAATTGTTTGATTTCCATTTAGactcacttttattttcatgtacATAATATGCttataaaaagttaaaaaattaaagcaatttttaatgTAGCTTCCACATGAAGTCCAACCAAGCCCttgaaagttaattttaaaatagaaattgctgtatttttttattcctattttattATAACCATTTTTGAGAACCTCCTCAACCCAGAGCCTTCATTCTTTAATGATGCTTTGGAAACATCTGCACTTTATGAAACTAACTCTATATGAAAAGGCTGTTCATTTTAAACTAAATAATCATGCTTACAAAGAAGCTCCTAGTAATTATCAGCTaatattagaagaaaaataaaaagtgtgcAGCTAAATTACTCACAGGGTCTTTTTTAGTGCCAAGTCCATCATAATACATTACACCAAGCTGATACATTGCTTGAAAATCTGTATCCTTGATTTTTTCAAATCGCTTTAATGCTTGTTTGTACGACCcctgggaaagagaaaacaaacaataacTCTCTGATATATACACCCTTACAATTTTTCAACCTGGTATATTTCTCAtgaacaaagaacaaaaaattgcAACCACAGAACTGGCAAAAAGAGTAAGTTAACAACCAAGGAAGTTGGATAACCAAAGGCATTCTGACAAACTTTCTCCCTTCCTACAAACTGCCACAAATCTTTTTCATTTGAGGAGATAAAGTGTAGTTCAGAGTCCCTGACCCCACTATCTGACATCCTTTAACTTAGGTCAGCTGTTCCTACACCTCCAGGGTTTAACAGCCTGCTTTTACATCTCTGCTAAGGGCTGGTTTCACAAAGACTAATAAACCAGATGTCTGCCACACATTTCTTATGGAGGTATCACCTGCAACAAGAGGTACTTTCACTCCTAAGAATGAATCTCAGAGAGTACTTGCTTCTGCATTAAGTCTGAGAAGaaaccacatttaaaaatacagttaaaCAATTGTAATACAACAGTTAACTGAGCCTGGTGTCctaactgaaatatttttacacaTAAACACTAAGTAAAAACaatagagaaattaaaatattcttatcTATATTTTATCTTcaaattttctgtgtgttttgataaaaaagagaaaaaatagcaaaagcTTAGAACTGAGCAACAGTTCAACAGTCAGTCAAATCTCCTCACAATGACCAATCAACCCCTACTAATACTGACCAAGCTATTATCTTAAACTACTAATTGTCTTAGGAGCTTATCCATTTTGATTGTGGggctttgtatttttaaagaactctggggaaaaaaaaaaaagccagtttcTTTTTCCAACTAGCTGACTAGCTGTCATGAgtatcagaaaaagaaatgcaggagGCACATTTAATCTCACCTTTCCTGAGAATTTTGTGCTATGTGAAGGAGACACAGGGCTGTGATTAAgaagtgttttttttccccagtatctAAAAGTACAGTGCTATGAGCATGTGCATTTTTAGGCAGTACAGACATACattaaaatatcagaaaattaaaacctgCTCAAAGAATAAATTTAGGGATGTGTAGCAGTATCTATCATGGATATCCAAGCCAGTTTGTCTAGAAACAGAGAGGAGTCTGTTCATTCAGCTCCATGGAGTTGTCTCAGGTAATTCATTAACGAAAGCATTAAGGACAGGGCGCAGAAATCAGAAAGCCTGAGTTAATTCTGTTCCTGCTGCAACCCATGATACTGATTTACACTGTACCACTGCTGCACTGTAAACAGTACTGAATCTGTGCATGTCACATTGGAAAATACCTGACTCAGTGGTTGTACTACATTCTTTTTTATCTTCCTGAGCTAAGTCCTAATTTTCACAGGAAGCTGAGGTTTACATTCACCTGCCAGCCAGTCTTACGCTGTTCCCTGAGGATTTACTTTCAAAGACTTGGATGACCAATTGTAGCCAaactgggcagggacagagatCTTGAATATAATACATTCCAACAAGTTCCAGTTCCCAGGTGGGGAACAAAGATCGAAAGCTGTGTCTTGGTCAGGGCTCACACTCACTGTAACTGAAAATAGAGTGTGTTGCATTTGGGCAGTAAGCTGCCCAAAAACCCAACCTGGCTTGGAAGTTAGCTATAAGGATAGGCTGCTGCTTACTTATCTAGTCCTTAGGAGACCTGTGAGGGAACTGGAAGACCTCACTAGATGCCTGGGCAAAGTGTAGCTTATTTAGGGGGAACACCACGTGATTTTAATGGTACGAAAACAGGCATGGGGACctcttttaggtttttttaaggtgtctctttttttttttacagaaaaggtGTTGAAAACTGTCTGCTTTATAGTATTTACTTAAAAGAGGGAAAGCACCTGTTCATAGTATCGCTGTCCATCCAGAAAAGGTGATGGAGGATCTCCACGTGCCTCACTCCTCACCGGCGACTCCTCCGAATTTGCCAAGAGTGCATCATGGAAGTGGGTCTctgattaaaaacaaacacacgTTTGGGTTTGTCCCCTAAGAGGTGAAACCTGCGTTAATACAGTAGAGGTCTGAAGCCGGCCGGGTCCCCTTTCTAATATGGTCTTCAAAAGACCCAGATGAAAGAGAAGGCTCTGTTATAAAACCGAAAAGCTGAGTGAAGACAGCCCGAAGGAAACGTTCCGTGAATACAGCCTGACCCGTGTGTGCATGAAGGCCGCCGTGAAGAGCTCAAACCCTCGCCTGCCCGCAGCCGCCGGCCGGAGCGGGCCGGGCCGAGCGGTACCTGGCGGGTCCGGCTCCTGCGGCAGCCGCTCGCAGCACAGCGCCAGCCAGCACCGCCGGCCCAGCTCCCCCGGCAGCCCCGCGCCCGAGGGCGGCTCGGGCCGGCCCTGCCGGGATGAACGGGCCCGGCCCGACCGGGGACGGCCGGAAGGGAGCGCGGCCGCGGCCCTGGCCCTCGCTGGTGGTGAGCTCCTGGCGCCGCCGGCCCTGGATCGAGCCTTGCTGCTGTGCCGGGGCCTGCCGCCACCCCGCCGGGCTTGTGCCGGCACCCGGCGCCGCTCCATAGCCCGGCCTGGGGCGCCGCGGCCTCCGGTACGgctggaggatggatggatggatggatggggatgTAGGGACGGCGTTTTCCGTTTGGGCTCGGCTCCGCCTTCGGCCGTTGTCCGGAGCGAGCTGTCAATAAGAGACAGGACGGGCTGCGGATCTTTCCTGCTACCGCCCGTTCTGTCggaaattaaaagcagaaccccaaaatcctctgtagAACACTACAGGCAAAAGGAGCAGAAACTCTGAATGCAATTCAGAGAAAAAGGCATCAGGCCGTGACATTTCAGTCTAGCAGGCGGAACTTCACACTGCTTCCAGTGATCAGAAACTGTTTGTTGTAATGTAGTTTGTTTTGCCCATGTAGATATTAAAAAACTTAAAAGGATAATTGAGGGAAGATGCTGTTAGAGGTTTCTCCTGAAATGTAAAGcattttttccacttctgtCGATTGCTTGTGGCTGTCTCTCTTACAAAAAGGGACTAATATCAAAATGCATGAGAATGCTTTCAAAATAATCTTGTGCttccagctttttctttttttccagatgatTATCATTCTTCCATTTTTGGCAGTGTGATCTGTTTCTATAGCGACAGGGACAGAGGCAACAATCAAAACGGGAGAGTGATGCCTGCAGATTTGTGTGGTTCAATGTAATGTTTTCCAGCAGTCCCAAGTGACTTTAAGTACCAAAAACTCCTAAAATTAATCTTGATTCATTTTGTGTAGATGATATAACCATAGAAATCtacaggaaaataaactttttttcttttaagcatcAATTAATTACTTGATTGAATAGGCAGAGTGAAGAACAGTCTGTGAAAGCAGCAGTACCCTTCAGCAAAGACAACTAACAATGGGTTGGTTGTAtggctgcttttgatgcagAGGATGTGAGATTCACCAGCAGACCTTGATTTATCTGACTGCTTACACATTTATTAGAACCATTTTTCCAATTTAATTTTGTTGATACAAATGCAAGATGTGTGATCTGAGATACAAAGCACAGAAGAATTTTTGCTAAGTTATGTTCCAGAACAGCTGTAGCCAGGAAGCCTTGTCCTTACCTGGCACTTGGGGACTTGGGGCTGTCCCACACAAAATAGATGAGAATTGTAGCTTCTGTGTTTATACCAGTACAAGTACCAGTTATTCAAGAGGAGAAGAGTTTTGCAGGTACTAATGAGGTGTGCAAAATGTGACCTGAAGCTCAAGAACTAATTAATAGCAGGAATTAGAAGAGAGTTTTGGCTGGCTGGATGCAGATGTGTGTGTAGGTGGCTAGGCTGGAAAGATGAGATTCCTCAGGTTCAGCTTGAAACCTCTGAATTGCTGAGGTTATGTAGGAAGGAAAgatctttaaaacaaaaataaaaccaaaagcacCAAAACACAACCTCTTGGGCAATGCAAAACTATTTAGACTTAAGCTAATTCTGGATATGTTTTCAAAACAATCTTTAAAATTGCACAAAGGTATTGCATCCCTAACAAAGCATAGTTAGAAGTGTaggaattttgtttgtttactaATTAGCTCGGCTAGCTGTTCAGGGAAAAACCGAATACAACATTTTGTAATTACACAAGTGTACTTCTTTCCATATAAAAGAGAAGTAAAAACTGTCACTTACTGAAACAATTCTGCTAAACTGATGACAGCCTATCTACCTGGATTTCTGCACCTTTAAAAATTGTACTGTATATGCACATATtatactaaaataatttatattagcTTTCCCGAAGAAGAAGCAGAAGGTAATTTCACCATGTTTGTGAATTCATTTCAGAACTATGTATGCCCTAAAGGAAcatttttaggcttttttccTCTATCTCTGTTTATTAAAACTGtgccattattattttttttaaatacgtgactttcaattatttttttttaaatgatggtAGTGATTATGAGGAACTTCCATAACAAACATGGAGGTATTTGACGCAGAAGGAAATACCATAATGCTAAAGGAACAGAATTGTGCACTTTGGACACTCACCCTCTCTAGGATACTTCAAGCTCATGTAAATGACAATCAAAGTTCTGTTTTTGCAAATGTGTTTTGAGCAGAGACGTAGcaggtggctgtgcccagaccCACCACTGCCGATTCTAGCCCCGCTCAGACTGGTGATGAACTTGCTGCAATGTCTGTGCTGAAGGCGAGAGCTGGGTCCCACACGTCTGGCCAGTCTCCCTGGCCTAGTGGCAGAGCTTGGGCAGGACGATGGTACGGATTTCTTTTTACTGACTAAGctttttttgagggggaaaaaaaaaaaatcgaaatTAATTCTctattgttttctttcctaGATGCAAGGCGGCCTTGGTCTAGCCTTCCCAAACCAGCGTTCAGGTCCGCTGGCAGAAGCACTGGCGGCTGCGCCTGGCAGCAGCGCGGCCAAGCGCACACCAGGCCGCGCTCAGCGCTCCGTGGCTCCCGGCGGCAGCGGAGCTTCCAGCGGTGCCCGCTCCCGGCCGGTGCAGCAGCCGGTGCCGGGCTGCCCGGAGCTCCGGAGGGCGCTGCCGCGGCTGCCGAGTGTGTGCGGGACGTGCCGGGCGGCCCCGCGCCACAtggccgctcccgccgccagccccggcgcggcccggcccggccgcggccccgcggaGCCTCCGGGGCGGCCATTGGGCGGTGGCTGGCGCTGCCTACGTgcggccggcggggcggggctgcGGGCCCGGCGCTCGCAGCCGGCCAGGCAGGCGGGCACGGACGGAcccccggccccggcagccCTGAGCCCCGACAGCCCCGAGCACAACAAGGGGAAGCGATGCTGATGCTGGACTGCAGTTCAGAGGTGAGGCTTGGGATGGTCTGTCTGTGGCTCTGTCTTGCCGGGAGCCCGGCTGCGGAAGTAAATGAGGTGTTGtttgcctggagctgctgcagttaATGTTAGGGCACTAACGCTGTCGATCGGTATTTCTGGTTAAGAGATTAAAAGCCAAAAAAGTCTTACTTGCACtgctctttaaaaaagaaaatatttaaaaggcaGTTGCAAGGAACATGAAGGTCCAATGATTTGCAAGGGGAATGTTTTTTGCTGTGATGCAGTATTCTGAGACCTGCCGTGGTTTACACTGGcagtaacatttatttttttcttttgatgccCTGTTTCAGTCTGGTAGTTTCAGCAACCTATTTGAGACAGGAACCGGTGTGAATGCACCTGCAGATGCCTCTGGTCAGTCTCCAGCTCACTTGGCTGCTTGTGGTGGAGAAGCTTTTTTCCTACTTTGGCAACTGCAGACAGGAGCAAATTTGAACCAACAGgtaaaaaacacattttattccTTCCACTTCTAATCTGGCATGTCAGTAAATCCACTTAATATTATTGACACACTTTTTATCTAAGAGACAGGTTTTTTTATACTGAGTTGTATTGCATGAGATACCTGTGTTGCTTATTTTAGAGTAACTTCTAGCATAAACCAGAAATCCTGTTTATATTGCATTAGCAACTTCACTTGAAatgtataatttaattttcacacTTAAGAGTGCTGCATGCAGATGTCCAAACAACTTAATTCTTTTACACCCCTtgagtatttatttttcctcctaaagTTTGTCCCTACTTCAGGTAAATGTAAGGATTCTTACTCAAGTTGCTTAGTTGAATCCCTTATACCTCTGAGCTGGTAGCAAGCTATTGGTCACAGCAATCCCTGAGTGGTGCCAAGAGATGCTGTTAATCTGTATTGAGAGTATTCTGTGTAAGTTATCTTTTAGAAGGCAAAGGTTAAACAATGAGTACTGCAGGAGACAGCACTTCTGCTTTGTGGTGATGAATACATTAGACAATTAATGGTAGTTACCATTATTGTACTAGCTATATTCCTTTAATCTCTCAGCTCACAACAGAC is drawn from Haemorhous mexicanus isolate bHaeMex1 chromosome 4, bHaeMex1.pri, whole genome shotgun sequence and contains these coding sequences:
- the LRP2BP gene encoding LRP2-binding protein; its protein translation is MERRRVPAQARRGGGRPRHSSKARSRAGGARSSPPARARAAAALPSGRPRSGRARSSRQGRPEPPSGAGLPGELGRRCWLALCCERLPQEPDPPETHFHDALLANSEESPVRSEARGDPPSPFLDGQRYYEQGSYKQALKRFEKIKDTDFQAMYQLGVMYYDGLGTKKDPERGVEYMNKILNSDSPEASHLKFAAAYNLGRAYYEGCGVKHSVEEAERLWLTAADNGNPKASVKAQSTLGMLYSMPILKDMKKAFFWHSEACDNGNLESKGALGIMYLYGQGTHQNTKAALEYLRKATELGNTYAQGHLVEYYYTRKFYSKAAELAERATANDDINMLAKKIDCHPTYLAKGAAMAAFYLARCLQLGRGTEKDRKAAEKYYSKACYLDPVVASHLESAANLGII